A window of Nitrospinota bacterium genomic DNA:
CCGGTGATGAACAGCGAGATATCGGCGGGGAAGAAAATCACGCTACGGGGACGCGCCACGCTGGTGGGAGGATCGGCCAGGGCCAAGGAGGAGGTGGCGGCGCCGGTGGTGGGCTCGGAAGGGGCGTCGCAGACGGCCGTTTACCTCGGACACGATCCTTTTTTCGCCAAGCGGGTGGAAAACAGGAAAGAAGCGATAGAAAAATGCCGGCAGAAGCTTGAAGAAAGTGAACGGGCGGTGGAATTCGCGTATGGGAACCTGGATGGCGCCGTGGAAATAAACCGGGGCGACCCCTTGCAGGAAATATTCCACCTTTCGGATTTCATGCGCGAAGGGGGGATCGAAAAGCTGCCGGATGAAAGCAAGGAGGCGCTTGGAGATTACACCTCCGCCCTGCTTGACGGGATATGCCAGCGCGGACGGCTGGAAACGGAGGGGCAGGCGGACGAGGGACAGCTTGCCAATAAATCGTTCCCGGGCGCGTGCATGAAGGTGGAGAAAATAGCCCATCCCGGCGTCACCGTTTCCATAATGGGGGCGACGCTGGCGCTGGACAAGGAGTACGAACGGGTGCGTTTCATATTCAAGGACGGAGAGGTGACGGCCACCACGTTTTAGACAGGGCAATAAGCGGGAGTTAAAAAGATTTGTCAACGTTCATAGGCATAGCGGTTGGCGTGGGGCTTTTGTTCTACGCCATCCTCACCCAGGGCGGGCCGAGGATTTTCTGGGACCCTCACGGCCTGATGATCGTGCTTGGCGGCACATTCGGGGCCATTCTCATTTCGTATCCGCTTCCCCGGGTGCTAAAGGTGGTGGGGGTGCTGCTGCAGATATTCAAGAGGGAAATCCAGCGGCCGTCGTGGGTGATACGGCTTATGGTGGAATTATCGTTCAAGGCCAGGCAGAAGTCGCTGCTGTCGCTGGAAGAGGACCTGAAAAAGATAGAGAACAGGATAGTCAAGCTCGGGCTGGAATTGGTGATAGACGGCCAGCCGGGGCACCTTATCCGCGAAGTGCTGGAGACGGAGCTGGACTTCGTCCAGGCGCGCCACAGGGCGGGCGAGCACATATTCCGGAGCGCCGCCAGGTTCGCCCCGGCCTTCGGGCTTATCGGAACGCTGATCGGGCTTGTGACAATGATGCGCGGGATGGCCGGCGGCGCTGGTGAAAGCCAGACGAACATCATCGGGCAGGGCATGTCGGTGGCCCTGGTGGGCACGTTCTACGGCGCGATGCTTTCAAACCTGTTTTTCGGCCCGGTGGCGGAGAAGCTTCGGTCCCGCTCCGACGACGAGATGCTGGTGAACAGGATAATCATCGAAGGGGTGCTGATGATCCAGGGGGGGGTGAACCCGCGCATCATCGAGCGCAAGCTCAATTCGTTCCTCCCGCCGGAACTGAGAGCTTCCTATTACGACAGGCTGCTGGCCGAAAGCAGACGCAAGACCCCCGTGCGCGAGGGGGGATCCGCTTGACCGGCCTTGGCTTGAAAGGGCGACAGGATGGCTAAGAAAGTCAAACAGTCGGAACTGGACGACGCGCTCACCGACGGGGAGGCCTCGGCCATCTGGCTCATATCGCTGGCGGACATGATGTCGCTGCTGATGACTTTCTTCGTGATGCTGTTCGCGATGAATCCGGGCAAGGACGAAAGCTACCGCGAGACTCTTTCGAAAATAGGGGACGCGCTAGGCGGCAAGTCCACCGTGGAAAAAAAATCCGGGCTGGAAGACGCGCAGGGCAAGCTCGAATCGCTGGTGAAAGAAGGCAACCTTGTGCGGCAGGTGCAGTTCACCTCGGACACGCGGGGGATGGTGATGTTCGCCGAGGGAGACCTGTTTTTCGACCCGGCCTCGGCGGAGCTAAAGCCGGAGATCAGGCGTTTCCTAAGGCGGATTGGCGACATAATCAAGGAAACGCGCTACAAAGTGGTGGTGGAAGGGCATACAGACGACACCACGGGCCCCATGACCGCATTTCCCACCAACTGGGAGCTTTCGTCGGCCAGGGCTTCGTCGGTGGTGCGGTATTTCGTGGACGAGGCGGGGCTGGAGCCATACAGGTTCGCGGCGGTGGGATACGCCGGTTTCAAGCCGCGTTACGCACTGACCCCGGAGAACAGGCCCAAGAACCGCCGGGTGGAGATCGTTGTGCTTCGGGAGAAGCTTTAGTTATAAAAGCTGGCGGGAAACAATTTAATGGAACAAAAAAGCGGCGGGGGGAAAGACAACAGGCTTTTCTTCAGGTTTGAATACCCCGCGCCGGTCCGGTACCGTTTCGCGAAAAAGACCGAGCCTGGAAAATACATGGTGTCCCCATGGTTCAAGGGGGTGGGTGTGGACTTTTCCGGGGGCGGAGGCGCTTTGAACATCGGCAAGCCGCTGCCGGCGAAAACACTTGTGCTCATGGAGATAAAGTTTCCGTACAGCGACGATCCCGTGATTGCGACGGCGGAGGTGGTGCGCCGGATAGACGTGGAATACAAAGGGGCGAAAGTATCGCAGATCAGCTTTAAGTACCTGCTGATAAACAGCAACGTGCAGGACAGGATGATAAGCTTCATAATATCCAGGGGCAAGTCCACGCTGTAAAGCGGCGGGATCAAATCCCCGCTGTTATCTCCTCCGCGAAGCTCAACGCCGAGGTGAAGGCGGGGGACACGGCGTTTAGCACATGCGTGGAGCGTGGCGCCCTTTCCACAAGAAAATCCATTTCAAACCTGCGCTCCCGGACATTTATCAGTTGCGGCCGGATGCCTGCCTTGCCGGACGCTACGATGTCGTCCAGCCCTATTGACGGGACCAGCCTCCGGCACGATTCCCAGAATCCTTTGCGGCTGTACCTGCCGATCTCCTCGCGCACAAGCG
This region includes:
- a CDS encoding DUF342 domain-containing protein; translated protein: MGQDLEFVAGYAESEDLKSRYASLGELIDRPVKVSKGQRIARVMESGAVHPDGKKGPRVAVPAGKKVEETLGGNIGLTKDEPPTLVSAINGYMSVVDGRLAVSEIVEIFGDFGGEINVDAPVRLHGGAVSGAKIETAADLEALGLVEGAQILAKGNVILKGGLSGGGEGYVFSGKDFYSTFVQQGKVDCEGSIIVDGPVMNSEISAGKKITLRGRATLVGGSARAKEEVAAPVVGSEGASQTAVYLGHDPFFAKRVENRKEAIEKCRQKLEESERAVEFAYGNLDGAVEINRGDPLQEIFHLSDFMREGGIEKLPDESKEALGDYTSALLDGICQRGRLETEGQADEGQLANKSFPGACMKVEKIAHPGVTVSIMGATLALDKEYERVRFIFKDGEVTATTF
- a CDS encoding MotA/TolQ/ExbB proton channel family protein — encoded protein: MSTFIGIAVGVGLLFYAILTQGGPRIFWDPHGLMIVLGGTFGAILISYPLPRVLKVVGVLLQIFKREIQRPSWVIRLMVELSFKARQKSLLSLEEDLKKIENRIVKLGLELVIDGQPGHLIREVLETELDFVQARHRAGEHIFRSAARFAPAFGLIGTLIGLVTMMRGMAGGAGESQTNIIGQGMSVALVGTFYGAMLSNLFFGPVAEKLRSRSDDEMLVNRIIIEGVLMIQGGVNPRIIERKLNSFLPPELRASYYDRLLAESRRKTPVREGGSA
- a CDS encoding PilZ domain-containing protein gives rise to the protein MEQKSGGGKDNRLFFRFEYPAPVRYRFAKKTEPGKYMVSPWFKGVGVDFSGGGGALNIGKPLPAKTLVLMEIKFPYSDDPVIATAEVVRRIDVEYKGAKVSQISFKYLLINSNVQDRMISFIISRGKSTL
- a CDS encoding flagellar motor protein MotB; this translates as MAKKVKQSELDDALTDGEASAIWLISLADMMSLLMTFFVMLFAMNPGKDESYRETLSKIGDALGGKSTVEKKSGLEDAQGKLESLVKEGNLVRQVQFTSDTRGMVMFAEGDLFFDPASAELKPEIRRFLRRIGDIIKETRYKVVVEGHTDDTTGPMTAFPTNWELSSARASSVVRYFVDEAGLEPYRFAAVGYAGFKPRYALTPENRPKNRRVEIVVLREKL